A genome region from Ottowia testudinis includes the following:
- a CDS encoding transglutaminase-like domain-containing protein translates to MAIVRWVRNNIQWIPTWGSVQGSELTLLNQRGNAIDIASLTIALLRASGIPARYMFGTVDADAALVQNWIGDAPSPQVALDLMQQGGIAARGVVSGGRITKIRMEHAWVQAYVNWAPGRGALQGGGSTEPATQYAGQLQHPNPNASLNAWIGIDTSYKQYIFSKPIDIAAAVSLDVNALKQAAASTVNTTEGFIAGLNEPAFQTELQRYAAQVNAYLDSRPNLTLGDLVKSREVVSDMKQLLAGTSPFPVLASQETSTLPASLRHSVTLKLFASALDRSQDSPAFTWGTSLPALGLKRLGVTHLPASAADQQALESAYTSGVTSLPTYLLSLKPTLQLDGVTAATAPAMGAGREQYWSITLTDPSGVNTRTSNSDNVVGDEIVFGVNGNGISPDAVMQRLVDGKPDTAAGNLEQGALHYWLEHDQFDQMIASRLGVLAQRMPSVAIVMAPLTVRYFFGVPRSASYKSRAIDAKQVMTAAAAQSLSQRRQFMLHAGVQGSTVEGSVLDQILNRPEETSVSTTQLLAISARQGLRIYSITQNNAASIVPRLGTSEAVKQDIQNATANGLIAYVPERDITHKGYTGTGYLLLNPDTGEGAYLIDGGRNGGSQPTCERGASKPPEAMISVSTILNWETAGPALVGLTVNGADTPEKKEALKALNNHRLKPVG, encoded by the coding sequence CTGGGTGCGTAACAATATTCAATGGATACCCACTTGGGGCTCCGTACAAGGCTCCGAGCTGACGCTGCTCAACCAGCGCGGCAATGCAATCGATATCGCCAGCTTAACCATAGCGCTGCTTCGCGCCTCGGGCATACCAGCACGCTACATGTTTGGCACCGTCGATGCCGATGCAGCCCTGGTGCAGAACTGGATCGGTGATGCCCCCAGCCCGCAAGTAGCGCTTGATTTGATGCAGCAAGGTGGCATCGCTGCGCGCGGCGTTGTCTCAGGCGGTCGGATCACCAAGATACGCATGGAACACGCTTGGGTGCAGGCTTACGTCAACTGGGCGCCCGGGCGTGGCGCGCTGCAGGGCGGTGGAAGTACTGAGCCGGCCACCCAATATGCCGGACAGCTTCAGCATCCCAACCCCAACGCCAGCTTGAACGCCTGGATCGGCATTGATACCAGCTACAAGCAGTACATCTTCTCCAAACCTATCGACATTGCGGCTGCGGTATCGCTGGACGTGAATGCGCTCAAGCAGGCGGCGGCCTCCACGGTCAACACCACCGAGGGCTTCATTGCCGGACTCAATGAGCCCGCGTTTCAAACGGAGTTGCAGCGCTATGCAGCCCAGGTCAACGCTTACCTGGATAGCCGCCCCAACCTGACGCTGGGTGATCTGGTCAAGAGCCGGGAAGTCGTCTCTGACATGAAACAGTTGCTGGCCGGCACTTCACCGTTTCCGGTGCTGGCATCGCAAGAAACCAGCACCTTGCCCGCCAGCCTACGCCACAGCGTTACCTTGAAGCTTTTCGCTAGCGCTCTTGATCGGTCGCAAGACAGCCCAGCATTCACTTGGGGCACCAGCTTGCCGGCGCTGGGCCTCAAGCGGCTGGGCGTGACGCATCTGCCAGCTTCGGCCGCTGATCAGCAGGCATTGGAAAGCGCATATACCAGCGGCGTCACAAGTCTCCCCACATACCTGCTCAGCCTTAAACCAACGCTTCAACTGGATGGCGTCACTGCCGCCACCGCACCTGCCATGGGAGCGGGCCGAGAGCAGTACTGGAGCATCACCCTCACCGACCCCTCGGGCGTCAACACCCGAACATCCAACTCCGACAACGTTGTGGGCGATGAAATCGTATTTGGCGTCAATGGCAACGGCATCAGCCCCGACGCAGTTATGCAGCGGCTGGTCGATGGCAAGCCCGACACCGCTGCGGGCAATCTTGAGCAAGGCGCGCTGCACTATTGGTTGGAGCACGACCAATTCGACCAGATGATTGCCAGCCGGCTGGGTGTGCTGGCTCAGCGCATGCCCTCGGTGGCCATCGTGATGGCGCCATTGACAGTGCGCTACTTCTTCGGCGTGCCTCGATCGGCCTCCTACAAAAGCCGCGCCATCGATGCCAAGCAAGTGATGACCGCTGCTGCGGCCCAAAGCCTGAGCCAACGCAGACAGTTTATGCTTCACGCGGGTGTTCAAGGCTCTACGGTCGAAGGTTCGGTGCTCGATCAGATACTGAATCGGCCTGAGGAAACGTCGGTCTCCACCACGCAACTTCTGGCCATCTCGGCCAGACAAGGCTTGCGCATTTACAGCATTACCCAAAACAACGCAGCCAGCATCGTACCCAGGCTGGGCACCAGCGAAGCGGTCAAGCAAGACATTCAGAACGCGACAGCCAACGGACTCATTGCCTACGTGCCTGAGCGCGACATCACGCATAAAGGCTACACGGGCACTGGATATTTGCTGCTGAACCCAGATACGGGCGAAGGTGCTTACCTGATCGATGGGGGCAGAAATGGGGGTAGCCAGCCCACGTGTGAACGAGGAGCGTCAAAGCCTCCAGAAGCAATGATTTCGGTATCGACCATCTTGAACTGGGAGACCGCAGGCCCAGCGCTGGTGGGACTAACGGTCAACGGCGCTGACACGCCAGAGAAAAAGGAAGCGCTCAAGGCACTCAACAACCACCGGCTAAAGCCGGTGGGTTGA